A window of Selenomonas ruminantium subsp. lactilytica TAM6421 contains these coding sequences:
- the dnaX gene encoding DNA polymerase III subunit gamma/tau has translation MAYIALYRKWRPKTFADLVGQEHISRTLSNAINTGRIGHAYLFSGPRGTGKTSTAKILAKALNCEQGPTPEPCGKCRACQKINDGSSMDVFEIDAASNRGIDEIRDLRETVKFAPVDGRYKVYIIDEVHMLTTEAFNALLKTLEEPPAHVVFILATTEAHKVPPTIQSRCQRYDFKRITVEEIRGRLETVTAEMGLQVEPEALDMIAIQADGGLRDALSLLDQCSALADGELTAARVRQTLGLIGHESIYRLTEAIYAHKSQTALAVLAELLRDGKELKQVLTELSLHLRSLMIYQSTGTLEQMDLYAEPDEILQTQGKFFSAEEIMAMIKKLHEALAELKWSPQPRITVEVALLALCNPADSAVMPVQAAATAVDNGRLASLEAKLAQMAAQLAARPAAAPAQPAAKAAPQPPKRPMPAAAPVQEVQAVPITASDAEVWEKLLQALKERKMPAFACVNQGQFAGMTETQFLVKFQGVLMADLAMRNYRSLIEEILQELTGRSLRLHCSGENTPAMPPPRPVPKKKTLPPPPPEEPVIHVDLDSMPPEERAPLEKAFEIFGDHVVEIEEDNK, from the coding sequence ATGGCCTATATTGCACTTTATCGTAAATGGCGTCCCAAGACCTTTGCGGATCTGGTGGGGCAGGAGCATATCAGCAGGACGCTCAGCAACGCCATCAATACCGGGCGGATTGGCCATGCTTACTTGTTCTCGGGGCCCCGGGGGACTGGTAAGACCAGTACGGCGAAAATTTTGGCCAAGGCACTTAACTGTGAGCAGGGGCCAACGCCGGAGCCTTGCGGTAAGTGCCGGGCCTGTCAGAAAATCAATGACGGTTCCTCCATGGACGTGTTCGAGATCGATGCGGCTTCCAATCGCGGTATCGATGAGATTCGTGACTTGCGGGAAACGGTGAAGTTTGCGCCGGTGGATGGGCGTTACAAGGTCTATATCATCGACGAAGTGCATATGCTGACCACAGAGGCCTTCAATGCGTTGTTGAAAACCTTGGAAGAGCCGCCCGCCCATGTGGTATTCATCCTGGCAACGACGGAAGCCCATAAGGTGCCGCCAACCATCCAGTCCCGCTGTCAGCGCTATGATTTTAAACGGATCACCGTGGAGGAAATCCGTGGCCGGTTGGAGACTGTCACGGCGGAAATGGGGCTGCAGGTGGAGCCGGAAGCCTTGGATATGATTGCCATTCAGGCCGATGGCGGCCTGCGCGATGCTCTGTCGTTGCTGGATCAGTGCTCCGCGTTGGCGGATGGCGAACTTACGGCTGCCCGGGTGCGGCAGACCTTGGGGCTTATCGGGCATGAGTCGATCTACCGCCTGACAGAAGCTATCTATGCCCATAAGAGTCAGACGGCATTGGCGGTATTGGCGGAGCTTCTGCGGGATGGCAAGGAGCTCAAGCAGGTGCTCACGGAGCTGTCGCTGCATCTGCGCAGTCTGATGATTTATCAGTCTACGGGAACTTTGGAACAGATGGATCTGTATGCCGAGCCGGATGAGATTTTGCAGACGCAGGGCAAGTTCTTCAGTGCCGAAGAGATCATGGCCATGATCAAAAAACTCCATGAGGCTCTGGCGGAGCTAAAGTGGTCGCCACAGCCGCGGATTACAGTGGAGGTAGCCCTGCTGGCGCTCTGCAATCCGGCAGATAGCGCCGTTATGCCGGTGCAGGCGGCAGCGACCGCCGTGGATAATGGACGGCTGGCCAGCCTCGAAGCCAAGCTGGCTCAGATGGCCGCCCAGCTGGCGGCCCGCCCGGCGGCTGCGCCTGCTCAGCCTGCGGCAAAGGCCGCCCCGCAGCCGCCAAAGCGTCCGATGCCTGCTGCCGCGCCTGTTCAGGAGGTGCAGGCCGTGCCCATCACGGCCAGCGATGCGGAGGTTTGGGAAAAACTTCTGCAGGCTTTGAAGGAGCGCAAGATGCCTGCTTTTGCCTGTGTGAATCAGGGACAGTTTGCGGGCATGACGGAAACGCAGTTCCTGGTGAAGTTCCAGGGGGTGCTGATGGCGGATTTGGCCATGCGCAACTATCGTTCCTTGATAGAAGAGATATTGCAGGAGCTTACAGGGCGTTCCCTGCGTCTGCATTGCAGTGGGGAGAATACGCCGGCTATGCCGCCGCCCCGCCCTGTACCGAAGAAAAAAACGTTGCCGCCGCCTCCGCCAGAGGAGCCGGTTATACATGTTGATTTGGATTCTATGCCTCCCGAGGAGCGTGCCCCCTTGGAGAAGGCCTTTGAGATTTTTGGGGACCATGTGGTGGAAATCGAGGAGGACAATAAATGA
- a CDS encoding MurR/RpiR family transcriptional regulator encodes MKGLIKQLQEQEGFSESERMIATYLLAHFRNLPGMSTRQLARETFTSSAAIVRFSQKLGFGGYTEFRVKFLADMMRYTDRPHGEELAMTDKDSVHSILDKVTSIELDSIKETRGMLEPGDFVRALAIINKSDHIDFYAMDNNLDIANMAATGFIMANKCSTVHPAMTMQYLQATGAPKDHVAFFISRTGENRMLLDIAHLLKLRGNPIIALTASSNSSLANMAEVVFPVATVKSMEELGPRVFLTGAKYVMDILFAVLMTRVDFHSAQQKEQWLSKHFYY; translated from the coding sequence ATGAAGGGTCTTATCAAGCAGTTACAGGAGCAGGAAGGTTTTTCCGAGTCGGAGCGGATGATTGCCACTTATCTGTTGGCGCATTTCCGCAATCTGCCGGGAATGTCCACGCGACAGCTGGCTAGGGAGACCTTCACGAGTTCGGCGGCCATTGTACGTTTCAGCCAGAAGCTGGGCTTTGGGGGCTATACGGAGTTTCGCGTGAAATTCTTGGCGGATATGATGCGTTACACAGACCGTCCCCATGGGGAAGAGTTGGCCATGACGGATAAGGATTCCGTGCACAGCATTCTGGATAAAGTTACCAGCATTGAACTGGATTCCATCAAGGAGACCAGAGGAATGTTGGAACCGGGGGATTTCGTCCGGGCGTTGGCCATCATCAATAAGAGTGACCATATTGATTTCTATGCCATGGATAACAATCTGGATATTGCTAATATGGCGGCGACAGGCTTTATCATGGCCAATAAGTGCTCCACGGTGCATCCGGCCATGACCATGCAGTATCTGCAGGCCACTGGTGCCCCAAAGGACCATGTGGCGTTTTTCATCAGCCGGACAGGGGAAAACCGGATGCTGTTGGATATCGCCCATCTGCTGAAACTGCGGGGCAATCCCATCATCGCTCTGACGGCTTCATCAAATTCCAGCCTGGCCAATATGGCGGAAGTGGTGTTCCCCGTGGCAACGGTGAAGTCCATGGAAGAACTGGGGCCACGTGTGTTCCTGACGGGGGCAAAATATGTGATGGATATTTTGTTCGCCGTGCTGATGACAAGAGTGGATTTCCATAGCGCTCAGCAGAAAGAACAGTGGCTGAGTAAGCATTTCTACTATTAA
- a CDS encoding PTS sugar transporter subunit IIC has protein sequence MSRQEMFDRFIEFMGEFAQIKAVAALRDGFIMTTPFTICGSVFLLLANLPLPGYPEFMASIFGADWTAPLNAVAGGTFSVLALIVVLAITYKFVENEGCDAIMASILSLSTFLILMPPQIISKGGETVGDIIPKAWVGSNGVITAILIAFFVSYVFCYCEKNHIGIKMPDSVPSGVAKAFTALVPGMIFFTSASVLYGLCHYIGATTLPELVFKVIQTPLQGLSDSLAGGSIIVGLQSILFWAGIHGPNVVGGVVSPLLIANSLDNQHLIDAGMSLINNPEAKIFTCQINDVFVKSGGCGLTLGLLFAGVFTARSQQLKSLMKMAFVPGLFNINEPIIFGLPIVFNPYLLVPFVIVPLIAMFVTYFAITTGFMAPFSAVQVPWTTPPVVAGFLLNGWQGAVVQIINLAIATVIYFPFLKAQDKAFLKEEMGEMEEEKEDNAVKAEIKPAAEN, from the coding sequence ATGAGTAGACAAGAGATGTTCGATAGGTTTATCGAATTCATGGGTGAGTTCGCTCAGATCAAAGCTGTTGCGGCTCTGCGTGATGGTTTCATCATGACCACACCATTTACCATTTGCGGTTCGGTATTCCTGCTGCTGGCAAATCTGCCGCTGCCGGGTTATCCGGAATTTATGGCTTCTATCTTTGGTGCCGATTGGACGGCTCCGCTGAATGCGGTTGCTGGTGGTACCTTCAGTGTTTTAGCATTGATCGTTGTTTTAGCAATTACTTATAAGTTTGTGGAGAATGAAGGCTGCGATGCCATCATGGCTTCCATCCTGTCATTATCAACATTCCTTATCCTGATGCCGCCGCAGATCATCAGCAAGGGCGGCGAAACGGTTGGCGATATCATTCCGAAAGCATGGGTTGGCAGTAACGGTGTTATCACCGCTATCCTGATTGCCTTCTTCGTTTCTTATGTGTTCTGCTACTGCGAAAAGAACCACATCGGCATAAAGATGCCGGATTCCGTACCCTCCGGTGTTGCTAAAGCCTTCACGGCTCTGGTACCGGGCATGATTTTCTTCACTTCCGCTTCTGTACTCTATGGCCTCTGCCATTACATCGGCGCAACGACGCTGCCGGAACTCGTTTTCAAAGTGATCCAGACGCCGTTGCAGGGCTTGTCCGACTCCCTGGCCGGTGGTTCCATCATCGTCGGTCTCCAGAGCATCCTGTTCTGGGCTGGTATCCATGGCCCGAACGTAGTTGGCGGCGTGGTAAGCCCGCTGCTGATTGCCAACTCCCTTGACAACCAGCATCTGATTGATGCCGGCATGAGCCTCATCAACAACCCGGAAGCAAAGATCTTCACCTGCCAGATCAACGATGTATTTGTTAAGAGCGGCGGCTGCGGCCTGACTCTCGGCCTTCTGTTTGCTGGTGTATTCACGGCTCGTTCCCAGCAGCTCAAATCCTTGATGAAGATGGCCTTCGTTCCCGGCCTGTTCAACATCAACGAACCGATCATCTTCGGTCTGCCGATTGTATTTAACCCGTATCTGCTGGTACCCTTCGTTATCGTACCGCTGATTGCAATGTTCGTGACTTACTTCGCCATCACTACTGGTTTCATGGCTCCGTTCAGTGCCGTACAGGTTCCCTGGACCACGCCGCCGGTTGTGGCCGGTTTCCTGCTCAACGGTTGGCAGGGTGCAGTGGTACAGATCATCAACCTGGCCATTGCTACGGTAATCTACTTCCCCTTCCTCAAAGCACAGGATAAAGCATTCCTGAAAGAGGAAATGGGCGAAATGGAAGAAGAAAAGGAAGACAATGCAGTAAAGGCTGAAATCAAGCCGGCTGCTGAAAACTAA
- a CDS encoding PTS sugar transporter subunit IIB has translation MKKIVLLCASGMSTSMLVKKMQEAAAAANYECSIDAFSATDAATKANDADCILLGPQIRFQKNKIAEQVPGVPVDAIDMRMYGRMDGKAALEFARKLMND, from the coding sequence ATGAAAAAGATTGTTTTGCTCTGTGCCTCTGGCATGTCCACCAGTATGCTGGTCAAGAAGATGCAGGAAGCTGCTGCTGCTGCTAATTACGAATGCTCCATCGATGCCTTCTCCGCTACGGATGCGGCTACCAAGGCTAACGATGCGGACTGCATCCTGCTTGGCCCCCAGATCCGTTTCCAGAAGAACAAGATCGCGGAACAGGTTCCCGGTGTGCCTGTAGATGCCATCGACATGCGCATGTATGGCCGCATGGACGGCAAGGCCGCTTTGGAATTCGCTCGCAAGTTAATGAATGATTGA
- a CDS encoding PTS lactose/cellobiose transporter subunit IIA, with protein MEGLELTAFQIISAVGTARSCYIEAIQEAKKGNYEAAEQLIKDGDEAFVEGHDAHSGLLQKEAAGEGENIGLLILHAEDQLMSAEGFKTIALEFIDVYKRFDAEKKEA; from the coding sequence ATGGAAGGTTTAGAACTTACTGCATTTCAGATTATTTCCGCTGTGGGCACGGCCCGCAGCTGCTATATCGAAGCCATTCAGGAAGCCAAGAAGGGCAACTATGAAGCGGCTGAACAGCTTATCAAAGACGGCGACGAAGCTTTCGTGGAAGGCCACGATGCTCATTCCGGCCTCCTGCAGAAGGAAGCTGCCGGTGAAGGTGAGAACATCGGCCTGCTGATCCTCCACGCAGAAGATCAGCTCATGAGCGCCGAAGGTTTCAAGACCATCGCTTTGGAATTCATTGATGTGTATAAGCGCTTTGATGCGGAGAAGAAGGAGGCCTGA
- a CDS encoding 6-phospho-beta-glucosidase, which produces MSFPKGFLWGGAVAAHQLEGGWKEGGKGISVADVMTVGGPGKPREITDGVLPGKIYPNHEAIEFYSHYKEDIALLAKLGFKCFRTSIAWTRIFPKGDELEPNEEGLKFYDDLFDEMHKYGMEPVITLSHFEMPYHLVTEYGGWRNRKLVEFFVRFAKVCFERYKDKVKYWMTFNEINNQRNVKETFAPFTNSGVIYKDGEDRYAVLYQVAHHELVASAKAVIEGHKINPDFQIGCMLAMSPSYPATCKPLDQIAALKEMDRTFYYSDVQCRGHYPQYMLKEWELHGYDIKMEDGDLAALEEGKVDYFALSYYMSFVSEYDETSRHLSKEIPNQYVKASDWGWQIDPVGLRYMLNVLAERYELPMMIVENGIGLHEKPDETGVVQDDERIKYFAEHIAQMKKAIEEDGVTLMGYCPWGPIDLVSASTGEMEKRYGFIYVDKNNKGEGTLKRSPKKSFYWYQKVIESNGEDLSY; this is translated from the coding sequence ATGAGTTTCCCAAAAGGTTTCCTTTGGGGCGGCGCTGTTGCCGCCCATCAGCTGGAAGGCGGCTGGAAAGAAGGCGGCAAGGGCATCAGCGTTGCTGACGTCATGACCGTAGGTGGCCCGGGCAAGCCCCGGGAAATCACCGACGGTGTACTGCCGGGCAAGATTTACCCGAACCACGAGGCCATTGAGTTTTACTCCCATTACAAAGAGGATATTGCTCTGCTGGCTAAGCTCGGTTTCAAATGCTTCCGCACCAGCATCGCCTGGACCCGCATTTTCCCGAAAGGGGACGAACTGGAACCCAATGAAGAAGGGCTTAAGTTCTATGACGACTTGTTCGATGAAATGCATAAGTACGGCATGGAACCGGTCATCACGCTGTCCCATTTCGAAATGCCTTATCACCTCGTAACGGAATACGGCGGCTGGCGTAACCGCAAGCTGGTGGAATTCTTCGTCCGCTTCGCCAAGGTCTGCTTCGAGCGCTACAAGGACAAGGTCAAATACTGGATGACCTTCAACGAAATCAACAACCAGCGCAATGTCAAGGAGACGTTTGCTCCCTTCACCAACTCTGGTGTCATCTACAAGGATGGCGAAGACCGTTACGCTGTGCTTTATCAGGTGGCCCATCATGAACTGGTGGCTTCTGCCAAGGCTGTTATCGAAGGCCACAAGATCAACCCGGATTTCCAGATTGGCTGCATGCTGGCTATGTCCCCCTCCTATCCGGCAACCTGCAAACCGCTGGATCAGATTGCGGCCCTCAAGGAAATGGATCGCACCTTCTACTACAGTGATGTGCAGTGCCGCGGCCACTATCCCCAGTACATGCTGAAGGAATGGGAACTCCACGGCTATGACATCAAGATGGAAGACGGCGACCTGGCTGCCCTGGAAGAAGGCAAGGTAGATTATTTTGCCCTGTCCTACTACATGAGCTTTGTCAGCGAGTATGACGAGACGAGCCGCCATCTGTCCAAGGAAATCCCCAATCAGTATGTCAAGGCTTCCGACTGGGGCTGGCAGATTGACCCGGTTGGTCTGCGCTACATGCTGAACGTTCTGGCAGAACGCTATGAACTGCCCATGATGATCGTGGAAAACGGCATCGGCCTCCACGAGAAACCGGACGAAACCGGCGTGGTGCAGGATGATGAACGCATTAAGTACTTTGCTGAGCATATCGCTCAGATGAAAAAGGCTATCGAGGAAGATGGCGTCACCCTTATGGGCTATTGCCCCTGGGGCCCCATAGATCTGGTTTCGGCCAGCACCGGCGAAATGGAAAAGCGTTACGGTTTCATCTATGTGGACAAGAACAACAAGGGTGAAGGCACTCTGAAACGCAGCCCGAAGAAATCCTTCTACTGGTATCAGAAGGTTATTGAAAGCAATGGCGAAGATTTAAGCTATTGA
- the bglS gene encoding beta-glucanase yields MMDIRKKAVAAAVLMALAAPVSVSMDLFTPAVVSAAPATETKASDAFEVDLTKGENALFEASNGWTNGMPFNCFWHKENVTFEDGALQLTVDESPNPAADKVPYSGGEYRSKATYGYGRYEVVMKAIKNDGVVSSFFTYTGPYDGDPWDEIDFEVLGKDTTKVQLNYFRNGKGGHEKMIDLGFDASEDFHTYAFEWHKNSIIWFVDGKEVFRRENEDLPVTKQKIMMNAWPGKGVDDWLKAFDDSNLPLTAEYKSIKYTPFSE; encoded by the coding sequence ATGATGGATATCCGCAAAAAAGCTGTGGCCGCTGCAGTTCTGATGGCTCTGGCCGCTCCCGTATCTGTTTCCATGGACCTCTTTACCCCGGCAGTTGTTTCCGCTGCTCCTGCTACGGAAACCAAAGCCAGCGATGCTTTTGAAGTAGACCTGACCAAGGGGGAAAATGCCCTGTTCGAAGCTTCCAATGGCTGGACCAACGGCATGCCCTTCAACTGCTTCTGGCACAAAGAAAATGTCACCTTCGAAGATGGCGCTCTGCAGCTGACGGTTGACGAATCTCCAAACCCGGCTGCCGACAAGGTTCCGTACTCTGGCGGTGAATATCGCAGCAAGGCCACCTATGGTTATGGCCGTTATGAAGTCGTGATGAAGGCCATCAAGAACGACGGCGTTGTTTCTTCCTTCTTCACTTACACGGGCCCCTATGATGGCGATCCCTGGGATGAAATCGACTTCGAAGTGCTGGGCAAAGACACCACGAAGGTGCAGCTGAACTACTTCCGCAACGGCAAGGGCGGTCATGAAAAGATGATTGATCTGGGCTTCGATGCTTCCGAAGATTTCCATACCTATGCTTTTGAATGGCACAAGAACTCCATCATCTGGTTCGTCGATGGCAAGGAAGTTTTCCGCCGCGAAAATGAAGACCTGCCTGTGACCAAGCAGAAGATCATGATGAACGCATGGCCGGGTAAGGGCGTAGATGATTGGCTCAAAGCCTTCGATGACAGCAATCTGCCGCTGACTGCTGAATACAAATCCATTAAGTACACTCCGTTCTCTGAATAA
- a CDS encoding glycoside hydrolase family 9 protein codes for MQSKKKLCQLVLAGLAMVGTCGAATLVEAADAGMHVDQVGYLTGRDKTAMVTDSKETDFSLVDAKTNKVVYTGKLSAAKADALSEETLRKADFTDFNTPGTYKLKVGNRESYEFAIGDNVYAIPAVQTWRSYTLSRCSTPIDDKDVTGLKVKMGHPQDKAAQVYFTDKLNKKGDKVDVSGGWYDAGDYGKYTTTGAIAAAELLLAYEAHPDHFTKGQLLFPEGVSYDKKLPDALSEVKYEFDFLKKMMRKDGSTFHKVSGAQWPGFDKSPDSDTQDRFLYSTCTASTAMYGASLAIGARVYKGLDASYAKSLQKDADKVWNYLSKTKESIYRVDEGQESGSGPYNDTNDIQERLWMAAEMFRTTGDKKYEDYLKANKAELLKAPGFFTWDNTLALAQFAYAIAPKADAGFQAEVKKVYLDYADMIAGKIKNDGFGCALSKEEYTWASTKNAMTQGDMLLMAYQLQPKAEYEEGALSQIHYMLGRNSLDRSFLTGMGSNPPEHPHNRIHESTGAYVPGLLVGGPNHIKGGDPDQTKYLEENKVPVAKSYIDVLSSWSTNEYAIDYTGTAAYALAWFAKPVNVTAKDLKLTREFPSITK; via the coding sequence ATGCAGAGTAAGAAAAAGCTTTGTCAACTCGTTTTAGCAGGTCTGGCCATGGTTGGAACCTGCGGTGCAGCAACTTTGGTAGAAGCCGCTGATGCAGGCATGCACGTGGATCAGGTTGGTTATCTCACCGGCCGCGACAAGACGGCCATGGTAACGGATTCCAAGGAAACGGATTTCAGTCTCGTAGATGCCAAGACCAATAAGGTGGTCTATACCGGCAAGCTGTCGGCGGCAAAGGCCGATGCCCTGTCGGAAGAAACCCTGCGCAAGGCTGATTTTACGGATTTCAACACCCCCGGCACTTATAAGCTGAAGGTGGGTAATCGTGAATCCTATGAATTCGCCATCGGGGATAATGTTTACGCCATTCCCGCTGTGCAGACCTGGCGTTCTTACACCCTGTCCCGCTGCAGCACACCCATTGACGATAAGGACGTTACTGGCCTGAAAGTCAAGATGGGCCACCCGCAGGACAAGGCTGCGCAGGTTTACTTCACCGACAAGCTCAACAAGAAGGGCGACAAGGTTGATGTATCCGGCGGCTGGTATGATGCCGGTGACTACGGCAAATACACCACCACGGGTGCTATCGCCGCAGCTGAACTGCTGCTGGCTTACGAAGCTCATCCGGATCATTTCACGAAGGGCCAACTGCTCTTCCCGGAAGGAGTTTCCTATGATAAGAAACTCCCCGATGCGCTCAGCGAAGTGAAGTATGAATTCGACTTCCTCAAGAAGATGATGCGCAAGGACGGCAGCACCTTCCATAAGGTGTCCGGTGCCCAGTGGCCGGGCTTTGACAAGAGCCCTGATTCTGACACCCAGGATCGTTTCCTCTACAGCACTTGCACCGCCAGCACGGCTATGTACGGTGCCAGCCTCGCCATCGGCGCCCGCGTCTATAAAGGCTTGGATGCTTCTTACGCCAAGTCCCTGCAGAAGGATGCCGACAAGGTTTGGAACTATCTTTCCAAGACGAAAGAATCCATCTATCGTGTGGATGAAGGCCAGGAAAGCGGTTCCGGCCCCTACAACGACACCAACGATATTCAGGAACGCCTCTGGATGGCAGCGGAAATGTTCCGCACCACCGGCGACAAGAAATATGAAGACTATCTCAAAGCCAACAAGGCAGAGCTGTTGAAAGCTCCGGGCTTCTTCACCTGGGATAATACCCTTGCTTTGGCACAGTTCGCCTACGCCATTGCCCCGAAAGCCGATGCCGGCTTCCAGGCCGAAGTCAAGAAGGTTTACCTCGATTATGCGGACATGATTGCTGGTAAGATCAAGAATGACGGCTTTGGCTGTGCTCTGTCCAAGGAAGAATACACCTGGGCTTCCACGAAGAATGCCATGACCCAGGGCGATATGCTGCTGATGGCTTACCAGCTCCAGCCCAAGGCTGAATACGAAGAAGGGGCTCTGTCCCAGATTCACTATATGCTCGGCCGCAACTCCCTAGACCGCAGCTTCCTGACCGGCATGGGCTCCAACCCGCCAGAACATCCCCATAACCGCATCCATGAAAGCACCGGCGCTTACGTGCCCGGCCTCCTCGTGGGCGGCCCCAACCATATCAAGGGCGGGGACCCGGATCAGACCAAGTACCTCGAAGAGAACAAAGTCCCTGTGGCTAAATCCTACATCGACGTACTGAGCTCCTGGTCCACAAACGAATACGCCATCGACTACACCGGCACGGCTGCCTATGCCCTGGCATGGTTTGCCAAACCCGTGAACGTCACGGCAAAAGATCTCAAGTTAACCCGGGAATTCCCTTCTATAACTAAATAA
- a CDS encoding autotransporter outer membrane beta-barrel domain-containing protein, with the protein MSQKQRADKKSKWLRLAVGAALLTGVSGAMVPSTVGAAEATVTNDGTYYSGLWKQDNPGVEDKDWKFAGDNSGNTVTFDGFEAGYDHYCAAGSNMADGEGTPGDADVTGNTITIKNSKMWGKVAGGYSTGDQEVSGNVVTIGEGTTVADGGSLQVFGGISKADSQNIKNNTVNILTSITLDALKGAENSTYSAGNNGNTLNIAAKNVTTQWFGGFENINFFLPSDIAAGDTMLKVTNEYGTDLNGVNVGVAAQSGVKLVKGDTVNLLESTKLSNAPTGDRKIDSNIKNNIKMVAAGDVLSDTEYTFELGSTDTTLTATVKDIQPYTGDSDGGEASNVLGSDEEKASAIKTSQRVKSLVETPEAAAMMLNRGSDMLTGAGFTQAKVAADASEGGEFAPFAAVGGSNLRANSGSHVDAKGYNLNVGFAREVKKGNKTYLLAPVVEYGRGSYDSYQNNGLKADGKSRFWGVGVMGRQTNSRGLYYEGSLRAGRVKSDYSSQLSVATHASYDSSSSYWAGHLGVGTVSKLKGNNTLDTYAKYFYSHMDGDEVDVKINGAAGADQITFDSVESERLRLGARFTHHVNDNNSVYVGAAYQYEIKGDARATYHGCETASPSVKGSSGMMELGWQIKPGKSPVSVDLGVTGWAGKQRGVVGNLGFKYNF; encoded by the coding sequence ATGTCGCAGAAACAGCGTGCAGATAAGAAGTCTAAATGGCTGCGTTTGGCAGTGGGGGCAGCATTATTGACCGGTGTCAGCGGAGCAATGGTTCCCAGTACGGTTGGTGCCGCAGAAGCTACAGTTACTAATGATGGTACTTATTATAGCGGATTGTGGAAGCAGGACAATCCAGGTGTAGAGGATAAAGATTGGAAATTTGCTGGGGATAATTCGGGAAACACAGTTACGTTCGATGGTTTTGAGGCAGGTTATGATCATTACTGTGCTGCTGGTTCTAATATGGCTGATGGTGAAGGCACTCCTGGAGATGCAGATGTAACAGGTAATACGATTACGATCAAGAATAGCAAAATGTGGGGTAAGGTTGCTGGTGGTTACAGCACTGGCGATCAGGAAGTAAGCGGCAACGTAGTGACCATTGGTGAGGGCACTACAGTGGCTGATGGTGGATCCCTGCAGGTTTTTGGCGGCATTTCGAAGGCTGATTCTCAGAATATCAAGAACAACACGGTCAACATCCTGACGTCGATAACACTTGATGCCTTGAAAGGTGCAGAAAACAGCACTTATAGTGCTGGTAATAACGGCAATACGCTAAATATTGCGGCTAAAAATGTAACAACTCAGTGGTTCGGTGGCTTTGAAAATATCAACTTCTTCCTGCCGTCTGATATCGCTGCTGGTGACACTATGCTGAAGGTCACCAATGAATATGGCACGGATCTGAATGGTGTCAATGTCGGTGTGGCAGCGCAGAGCGGCGTGAAACTGGTAAAGGGAGACACCGTAAATCTGTTGGAAAGTACGAAGCTGTCGAATGCTCCGACAGGAGATCGTAAAATTGATAGTAATATTAAGAACAACATCAAGATGGTAGCTGCTGGTGATGTGCTCTCTGATACAGAATATACTTTTGAACTTGGCTCAACTGACACAACGCTGACGGCTACGGTTAAGGATATTCAGCCTTATACTGGTGATTCGGATGGTGGCGAAGCCAGTAATGTTCTCGGCAGTGACGAGGAAAAAGCTTCTGCCATAAAGACGTCCCAGCGTGTGAAATCTTTGGTGGAGACTCCGGAAGCTGCAGCTATGATGCTCAATAGGGGTTCCGATATGCTTACTGGTGCTGGTTTCACCCAGGCAAAAGTGGCAGCTGATGCATCTGAGGGCGGGGAATTTGCTCCGTTTGCCGCTGTGGGCGGTTCCAATCTGCGGGCCAACAGCGGTTCCCATGTGGATGCCAAAGGCTACAACCTGAATGTTGGTTTTGCCCGGGAAGTCAAGAAGGGCAACAAGACGTATCTGCTTGCTCCGGTAGTGGAATACGGCAGAGGCAGCTATGACAGCTATCAGAATAACGGCCTCAAGGCTGATGGCAAGAGCCGTTTCTGGGGTGTCGGCGTCATGGGACGTCAGACCAACTCCCGTGGCCTTTACTATGAAGGCAGCCTCCGTGCAGGCCGGGTGAAATCCGATTATAGCAGCCAACTCTCAGTTGCAACTCATGCATCCTATGACAGCAGCAGCTCCTATTGGGCTGGTCATCTGGGGGTAGGTACGGTTTCCAAGCTGAAAGGGAACAACACGCTGGATACCTATGCAAAATACTTCTACAGCCATATGGATGGTGATGAAGTTGATGTGAAGATCAACGGTGCTGCAGGTGCTGATCAGATTACATTCGACAGTGTAGAAAGCGAGCGCCTGCGTCTGGGTGCACGTTTTACCCATCATGTAAATGATAACAACAGCGTTTACGTTGGTGCAGCTTACCAATACGAAATCAAGGGCGATGCCCGGGCAACCTACCATGGCTGCGAAACGGCTTCTCCCAGCGTCAAGGGCAGCAGCGGCATGATGGAACTCGGCTGGCAGATTAAGCCGGGCAAGAGCCCCGTATCCGTCGACCTTGGTGTTACCGGCTGGGCTGGCAAGCAGCGCGGTGTTGTGGGCAACTTAGGCTTCAAGTACAACTTCTAA